From the genome of Nitrospirota bacterium, one region includes:
- a CDS encoding 4Fe-4S dicluster domain-containing protein, translating to MHDSSDEKMIGRRGFFKAAFTEITKKLVEISLESESKTVRQRKYLRPPGAVEETLFLSRCTRCNECIRVCPHYCVRGIDSDVEYGIGTPVIIPEITPCRLCPDLPCISACKDKALMPVTDVSSVRIGIALIDRNNCNDYSPDASSPCNKCYTECPLKGDAIYLEDSKPVIGGEKCTGCGICENVCAAVSYPPAVRVIPKYI from the coding sequence GTGCATGATTCTTCAGATGAAAAAATGATCGGCAGGCGGGGATTTTTCAAGGCTGCCTTTACTGAGATTACAAAAAAGCTTGTCGAAATTTCTTTAGAGTCTGAGAGTAAAACTGTCAGGCAGCGAAAGTACCTCAGGCCCCCTGGAGCTGTAGAGGAGACCCTGTTCCTTTCCCGCTGTACACGATGTAATGAGTGTATCAGGGTCTGCCCTCATTATTGCGTCAGAGGCATTGATTCAGACGTAGAATATGGGATAGGCACCCCTGTAATAATCCCTGAGATTACACCTTGCAGACTCTGTCCTGACCTGCCATGTATCAGTGCATGCAAAGATAAGGCGCTGATGCCCGTAACGGATGTAAGCAGCGTTAGAATCGGAATCGCATTAATAGACCGTAACAATTGTAATGATTATTCCCCTGATGCCAGTTCACCGTGCAATAAGTGTTACACAGAATGTCCTCTTAAGGGAGATGCAATTTATCTTGAAGACTCAAAACCAGTAATAGGGGGAGAGAAATGCACCGGATGCGGTATCTGCGAAAATGTATGTGCTGCTGTAAGTTATCCCCCGGCGGTCAGGGTAATTCCGAAATATATCTGA
- a CDS encoding BlaI/MecI/CopY family transcriptional regulator — MVKRYIMLKRLASSFKPHKAGLGRVLGDLERLVMDILWNRGDVTGREVLEEIGKTRPLALTTILTVMDRLLKKGLIKRKKRGGVFVYAPSISRDDFVRQVSEEVMQGILDISAGSAASSFVDILYKTSPGEMDRLSRLIEERKKAASK; from the coding sequence ATGGTAAAAAGATACATCATGCTTAAACGACTCGCATCCTCATTTAAACCTCACAAGGCAGGGCTTGGGCGTGTACTGGGTGACCTCGAACGCCTGGTTATGGACATCTTATGGAACAGGGGGGATGTTACAGGCCGGGAAGTGCTGGAAGAGATAGGAAAAACGAGGCCCCTTGCCTTAACTACAATCCTGACAGTCATGGACAGGTTGTTAAAGAAAGGACTGATAAAAAGGAAGAAAAGGGGAGGTGTTTTTGTCTATGCCCCCTCCATATCGAGAGATGATTTTGTGAGGCAGGTCTCAGAAGAGGTAATGCAGGGTATCCTCGATATTTCAGCCGGCTCTGCCGCATCATCCTTTGTTGACATCCTGTATAAGACCAGCCCCGGGGAGATGGACAGGCTGTCGAGGTTGATAGAAGAGAGGAAGAAGGCAGCAAGTAAATAA
- a CDS encoding DedA family protein — protein MQLTRRLYDWVIHWAATPHAVGALFLIAFAESSFFPVPPDVLLIAMVIAVPARAMWYALVCSLGSVLGGMAGYAIGWGMWEMVDSIFIGHIFSQAVFDKVVHAYNDHAFLTVLTAAFTPIPFKVITIAAGVSKISFLTLVTASAIGRSMRFFLVAGLLYYFGPVMKEKIEKYFDLLALAFFALLIAGFLVVKYLL, from the coding sequence ATGCAACTCACACGCCGTCTCTATGACTGGGTCATCCACTGGGCGGCGACCCCTCACGCAGTTGGCGCACTCTTCCTGATTGCCTTTGCCGAATCATCCTTTTTCCCTGTCCCGCCGGATGTGCTGCTTATTGCTATGGTCATTGCTGTCCCGGCTCGCGCCATGTGGTATGCCCTTGTCTGTTCCCTTGGTTCTGTGCTTGGAGGTATGGCAGGCTATGCCATAGGCTGGGGAATGTGGGAAATGGTAGACAGTATCTTTATAGGCCACATCTTCAGTCAGGCGGTCTTTGACAAGGTCGTCCATGCATACAATGACCACGCATTCCTGACTGTGCTGACAGCTGCATTCACGCCAATTCCGTTTAAGGTCATTACGATTGCAGCAGGTGTCTCAAAGATAAGTTTCTTAACGTTGGTCACAGCTTCCGCAATAGGACGTTCAATGCGCTTTTTCTTAGTCGCCGGTCTCCTGTACTACTTCGGTCCTGTCATGAAAGAGAAGATTGAGAAATACTTTGATCTGCTCGCACTTGCTTTTTTTGCACTCCTCATTGCCGGATTTCTTGTCGTTAAGTATCTGCTTTAA
- a CDS encoding MTH1187 family thiamine-binding protein produces the protein MPVILLEFSMTPLTKGESVSKYVARSLDIIDKSGLEYRLNPMGTVIEGEWDEVFEVVKKCLDRMRKDCDRISASIKVDYRKGKAGRIKTKIESVEKKLKRRLTT, from the coding sequence ATGCCGGTAATCTTGCTTGAATTCAGTATGACCCCGCTTACTAAAGGGGAAAGTGTCAGCAAATATGTTGCAAGATCCCTCGATATTATAGACAAGAGCGGTCTTGAATACAGGCTGAATCCTATGGGAACTGTGATAGAAGGAGAGTGGGATGAAGTGTTTGAGGTAGTGAAAAAGTGTCTTGACCGGATGAGAAAGGACTGTGACCGTATATCTGCCAGTATCAAGGTAGATTACAGAAAGGGTAAGGCCGGCAGGATTAAGACGAAGATAGAGAGTGTTGAAAAAAAACTAAAGAGAAGACTAACAACTTGA
- the ndhC gene encoding NADH-quinone oxidoreductase subunit A yields the protein MTYLPVLLIAGFVSALAVTVLFVNSIVSPKNPFKEKLLPWECGMEPIGSASSGHFRIHFFIVAILFVVFDVETVFLFPWAVVLRDIGGIAFVEMLIFIAVLAVGLIYAWKKGALEWV from the coding sequence ATGACCTATCTTCCGGTTTTGTTGATCGCGGGCTTCGTGTCTGCCCTTGCGGTGACCGTTTTGTTTGTCAATTCTATTGTCAGCCCCAAAAATCCGTTTAAAGAAAAACTATTGCCATGGGAATGCGGTATGGAGCCCATTGGCAGTGCTTCATCAGGGCATTTCAGAATCCATTTTTTTATCGTAGCAATCCTCTTTGTTGTATTTGATGTTGAAACCGTATTCCTATTTCCATGGGCAGTTGTCCTAAGGGATATCGGCGGGATTGCCTTTGTTGAAATGCTTATTTTTATAGCCGTGCTTGCTGTCGGACTTATTTATGCCTGGAAGAAAGGTGCTTTGGAATGGGTATAA
- a CDS encoding NADH-quinone oxidoreductase subunit B, protein MGINENVLFTTLDNVVNWGRRSALWPMTFGLACCAIEMIAAGCSRYDTDRFGIVFRPTPRQSDVMIVAGTMTKKMAPAVKRLYDQMPEPKWVIAMGGCASAGGPFNTYSVVQGTDLVVPVDIYIPGCPPRPEALLFGFLQLQEKIRREMPSVLEKFKS, encoded by the coding sequence ATGGGTATAAACGAGAATGTATTATTTACCACGCTGGACAATGTTGTAAACTGGGGCCGCAGGTCTGCACTATGGCCGATGACCTTCGGGCTGGCCTGTTGTGCCATAGAAATGATAGCCGCAGGCTGTTCACGTTATGATACCGACCGGTTTGGCATAGTATTCAGGCCGACCCCCAGGCAGTCTGATGTCATGATAGTGGCAGGGACTATGACAAAGAAGATGGCCCCGGCGGTGAAGAGATTATATGATCAGATGCCTGAGCCAAAATGGGTGATCGCAATGGGTGGCTGCGCCTCAGCAGGCGGGCCGTTCAATACATATAGTGTGGTTCAGGGTACAGACCTTGTTGTCCCTGTAGATATTTATATACCCGGGTGTCCACCGAGACCTGAGGCCCTCTTGTTCGGCTTTCTGCAGTTGCAGGAAAAGATCCGGAGGGAGATGCCTTCTGTCCTCGAAAAGTTTAAAAGTTGA
- a CDS encoding NADH-quinone oxidoreductase subunit C, producing MELNDIEKEKVLIEHPVLVQKVKSRFGKSIIETVIFRGEITHVIETRDIADVCNFLKYDLDFQFNFLSDVIGTDCRPLNSFFEVVYQLYSIPFRNRIRLKVRVKEGESVPSVTSVWRTANFAEREAFDMVGVVFEGHPDLKRIYMPPDWEGYPLRKDYPLVGYKDQYNPCGVEKKK from the coding sequence ATGGAATTGAATGATATAGAAAAAGAAAAGGTTCTTATAGAACATCCTGTCCTGGTTCAGAAGGTCAAGAGCAGGTTTGGGAAATCAATTATCGAAACCGTGATATTCCGTGGCGAGATAACTCATGTAATAGAAACAAGAGATATTGCTGATGTGTGCAACTTTCTCAAGTATGATCTCGATTTTCAATTTAATTTTCTTTCAGACGTAATAGGCACTGATTGTCGTCCGCTGAACTCTTTCTTTGAGGTCGTCTATCAGCTCTACTCTATCCCATTCAGGAATCGCATCAGGTTGAAAGTCAGGGTTAAAGAGGGTGAAAGCGTTCCCTCTGTCACCTCTGTCTGGAGGACTGCTAATTTTGCTGAGAGAGAGGCGTTCGATATGGTGGGTGTTGTTTTTGAAGGACACCCTGATTTGAAGCGGATTTATATGCCGCCGGACTGGGAGGGGTATCCTTTGAGGAAAGACTACCCTCTTGTGGGATATAAGGATCAGTATAATCCGTGCGGGGTTGAGAAGAAGAAATGA
- the nuoD gene encoding NADH dehydrogenase (quinone) subunit D: protein MADTLEATTDNAELTTREITLNMGPQHPSTHGVMHLILYLQGEKIVKAEPDIGYLHRGMEKIAENLLYGQFVPYTDRLDYLSSMTNNLGYVSAVEKLLDLEIPERGKYIRVIVSELSRISSHLLAVGAWGLDLGAITMVLYAFREREMVLDLFEMLCGARLTYNYMKIGGVRGDLPPGFKEKCTEFIKIFPKRVDEYETLLTGNRIWLQRNKGIGVISAKDAIDLGLSGPALRGSGVKWDIRKDNPYLVYDRFEFDVPVGTNGDCFDRYMCRVEEMRQAARIISQALQQIPDGPVNANAPEIVAPSRQDVYNNMEALIHHFKIISHGFKAPVGEVYASIEAPKGELGFYIKSDGTEKPFRVKIRAPSFVGLQSIDLMSRGAYFADVVSVISSLDPVFGEVDK from the coding sequence ATGGCGGATACTTTAGAAGCAACTACAGATAATGCAGAGCTGACGACGCGGGAGATAACCCTTAATATGGGGCCTCAGCATCCTTCGACTCATGGTGTCATGCACCTCATCCTTTATCTGCAGGGTGAGAAGATTGTTAAGGCAGAGCCTGACATAGGATACCTTCACAGGGGGATGGAAAAGATTGCTGAAAACCTCCTCTACGGGCAGTTTGTCCCGTACACCGACAGGCTTGACTATCTCAGCAGTATGACCAACAACCTCGGCTATGTTTCGGCAGTGGAAAAACTGCTCGATCTTGAGATACCTGAAAGGGGGAAATACATCAGGGTTATAGTATCCGAGCTTTCGCGGATATCCAGTCACCTCCTTGCTGTAGGCGCATGGGGGCTTGATCTTGGCGCTATTACCATGGTCCTTTATGCATTCAGGGAAAGGGAGATGGTGCTTGACCTTTTCGAGATGCTTTGCGGTGCCAGACTTACTTATAATTACATGAAGATTGGCGGTGTGAGGGGAGACCTTCCTCCAGGTTTTAAAGAGAAATGTACCGAGTTTATCAAAATATTCCCGAAGCGGGTGGATGAATATGAAACCCTTTTGACAGGTAACAGGATATGGCTGCAGAGAAACAAGGGCATCGGGGTTATTTCTGCCAAGGATGCAATTGACCTTGGACTTTCAGGGCCCGCTCTCAGGGGGTCCGGTGTCAAATGGGATATAAGGAAAGATAATCCGTATCTTGTATATGACAGGTTTGAATTTGATGTGCCGGTTGGTACCAATGGTGATTGTTTTGACAGATATATGTGCAGGGTAGAGGAGATGAGGCAGGCTGCAAGGATAATATCTCAGGCTCTGCAGCAGATACCTGACGGGCCTGTGAATGCCAATGCGCCGGAAATAGTTGCGCCGTCGCGGCAGGATGTTTACAACAACATGGAGGCCCTCATCCACCATTTCAAGATAATTTCTCACGGATTCAAGGCCCCGGTCGGCGAGGTCTATGCTTCTATAGAGGCGCCCAAGGGTGAGCTTGGTTTTTATATAAAGAGCGATGGCACTGAGAAGCCGTTCAGGGTCAAGATCAGGGCGCCATCCTTTGTAGGATTGCAGAGTATAGACCTGATGTCGAGGGGGGCATATTTTGCTGATGTAGTATCGGTAATATCGAGCCTCGATCCGGTTTTCGGTGAAGTTGACAAGTAG
- the nuoE gene encoding NADH-quinone oxidoreductase subunit NuoE — protein sequence MLSEAAVNEIKEIRKRYVTARSCIMPCLYVIQREYGYITEDGMREIAKILDINPILVFEVSTFYTMYNKKPVGKYHVQVCTNISCSILDGEHILDVISKKLGIKAKETTPDKKFTLSTVECLGSCGTAPMMQINDKYYENLNDAKVEEILNSLR from the coding sequence ATGCTCTCAGAAGCGGCGGTAAATGAGATAAAGGAAATTAGAAAGAGATATGTGACAGCGCGCTCGTGCATCATGCCTTGTCTCTATGTTATTCAAAGGGAGTATGGTTACATTACTGAAGATGGTATGCGGGAGATCGCAAAAATACTTGATATAAACCCTATTCTTGTCTTTGAGGTATCCACATTCTATACGATGTACAACAAGAAGCCTGTAGGCAAATATCATGTGCAGGTTTGTACCAACATTTCATGCTCCATTTTGGATGGTGAGCATATTTTGGATGTTATTTCAAAAAAACTGGGCATCAAGGCAAAGGAAACTACACCTGATAAAAAGTTCACACTCTCAACAGTTGAATGCCTTGGTTCATGCGGAACTGCGCCAATGATGCAGATAAATGATAAATATTATGAAAACCTTAATGATGCTAAAGTAGAGGAGATACTTAATAGCTTACGATAG
- the nuoF gene encoding NADH-quinone oxidoreductase subunit NuoF, whose protein sequence is MFEPVILKNINVADSHKLSTYLGSGGYQGLKKALDMTPDALIQMVKDSGLRGRGGAGFSTGLKWSFIPKDATLQKYLCCNADEGEPGTFKDRAIMEYDPHQLIEGMAIASYAIGADTSYIYIRGEFALAADRLEDAIKEAYQKKYLGKNILGSNFNHDMYVHRGAGAYICGEETALLESIEGRRALPRIKPPFPAHVGLFGKPTVINNVETLACIPHIVNRGASWFASIGPAKSPGPKLYGISGSVNKPGLYELPMGTPLREIIYTHAGGIKDGKKLKAVIPGGVSAPMLTEKDLDTPMDFDSLAAKGTMLGSGAVIVIDDSMCIVKAALITHEFFHHESCGKCTPCREGLDWLVKVMRRIEHGQGKEGDIELLEKLCVDIFGRTFCPLGDGAVMALRGAFNNFREEFDFHIKNKRCMVNGNR, encoded by the coding sequence ATGTTTGAACCCGTAATATTAAAAAATATAAATGTCGCTGATTCACATAAGCTGTCCACCTATCTCGGCAGCGGCGGGTATCAGGGATTAAAGAAGGCGCTGGATATGACGCCTGATGCTTTAATCCAGATGGTAAAGGATTCCGGGTTAAGGGGACGGGGCGGTGCTGGGTTTTCTACAGGACTTAAATGGAGCTTCATACCAAAGGATGCTACTCTGCAGAAGTACCTCTGCTGTAATGCGGATGAAGGAGAGCCGGGTACATTTAAGGACAGGGCAATAATGGAGTATGACCCGCATCAGTTAATAGAAGGTATGGCTATTGCTTCCTACGCTATCGGAGCCGACACATCATACATCTACATACGAGGTGAATTTGCACTTGCTGCAGACAGACTGGAAGATGCTATAAAAGAGGCTTATCAAAAAAAATACCTGGGAAAGAATATCCTGGGTAGCAATTTCAATCATGATATGTATGTCCACAGGGGTGCGGGGGCCTACATATGCGGAGAGGAGACTGCCCTGCTTGAATCAATCGAAGGCAGAAGGGCTTTGCCGCGTATCAAACCGCCGTTTCCTGCGCATGTCGGTCTCTTTGGAAAACCAACAGTGATAAATAATGTAGAAACGCTTGCCTGTATCCCGCATATAGTGAACAGGGGCGCGAGCTGGTTTGCATCTATAGGTCCGGCAAAAAGCCCGGGACCCAAATTATATGGAATAAGCGGAAGTGTGAATAAACCGGGGTTATATGAGCTTCCAATGGGGACTCCGCTCAGGGAAATTATTTATACGCATGCAGGCGGTATAAAGGACGGAAAGAAACTGAAGGCTGTCATACCTGGCGGGGTATCGGCCCCCATGCTTACAGAAAAAGATCTTGATACCCCGATGGACTTTGACTCTCTGGCTGCAAAGGGTACGATGCTTGGAAGCGGTGCTGTTATTGTTATTGATGACAGCATGTGTATAGTAAAGGCAGCGCTCATTACGCATGAATTTTTTCACCATGAATCATGCGGAAAGTGTACGCCATGCAGGGAGGGCCTTGATTGGCTTGTAAAGGTGATGAGGCGTATAGAGCATGGTCAGGGCAAAGAGGGAGACATCGAGCTTTTGGAGAAATTGTGTGTGGATATATTCGGGAGGACGTTCTGTCCCCTTGGTGACGGCGCAGTTATGGCGCTTAGAGGGGCATTTAATAATTTCAGGGAAGAATTTGATTTTCATATAAAAAACAAGAGGTGTATGGTTAATGGCAACCGTTAA
- the nuoG gene encoding NADH-quinone oxidoreductase subunit NuoG has protein sequence MATVKINGKELTVEDGTLILDAARTAGFEIPTMCYHARLSKLASCRVCLVEIVGQRKLQPSCVTPVMHNMEVLTESPVVKSARSSMIELLLANHPLDCPVCDKGGECELQDVTFKFGPRHSPFGEKKRRFNEEDYLLSPVIVQNINRCIQCKRCVRICAEVVGANVLGSIGRGAGTQETSFVKEYLDCDHCGNCIEVCPVGSLMSRTFRYKSRPWDLAGVDTVCTFCGTGCQLTVQARKGEVLRVISNPDTGINNETLCARGRYGYSFINSHERLVTPFVRVDGRLEPATWDEAVDSIRAGLNQALKMGDKIGGIASARLTNEELYMFQKLMRNALNSNNLDAGSRWNSDTVADFIEVMGLKNGGVSIYDALKSDTLIIIGSAISEENPVTDYIIRRLSSYRKLNIIIVSSRGVRLDSSAKMSLRCKPGTEGEVIRTITNILSGQVKGESDKDSAGAAEIIKNSSSVSIAVGTDVLRSANQLSYLSSLAGILKGLGKDIKLIPLLDRANQRGAWDMGVHPEFLPGYKKTVNTGLGSEGIVRAALKDEVGALYLAGEDLVSGFPDGRAARKALGKVKFLIVQDMFMTETAKMANVVLPSASFAEKDGTFTNQEGRVQRLRKLHDPQGDIKADWEIFSAVGEALAPAFGVKSAAEIFNEIKEVVPGYSDISFESLNGNGAVLQLSGSGEQATGSPDPHGRIKGRNEKPSALSSEAVDNEYPFILTTGNYLYHSGRLSLKADKLNEIMNEAIVELNAEDAMTLGITEGVKVRVKSKSHEAYMTAKINQGMAKGVVFIPENFTDVYVNMFFNMGEGFPRVKVQIP, from the coding sequence ATGGCAACCGTTAAGATAAACGGTAAAGAGTTGACAGTAGAAGACGGTACGCTGATACTTGATGCGGCACGGACGGCCGGGTTTGAGATACCTACCATGTGTTATCATGCAAGGTTAAGCAAACTCGCATCATGCCGGGTGTGTCTTGTTGAGATTGTAGGGCAGAGAAAATTACAGCCGTCCTGTGTAACGCCAGTCATGCATAATATGGAGGTCCTGACCGAGTCTCCTGTCGTGAAGTCTGCCAGGTCATCTATGATAGAGCTCCTGCTTGCGAATCATCCGCTTGATTGTCCTGTGTGTGATAAGGGTGGTGAGTGTGAGCTGCAGGATGTCACATTCAAGTTTGGTCCGAGACATAGTCCTTTCGGAGAGAAGAAACGCAGATTTAACGAAGAAGATTACCTCTTAAGTCCTGTTATTGTTCAGAATATAAACAGATGTATTCAGTGCAAGAGGTGTGTGCGGATATGTGCCGAGGTAGTCGGAGCAAATGTGCTTGGCTCAATTGGCCGCGGTGCAGGGACTCAGGAGACGAGTTTTGTTAAGGAATATCTCGATTGTGATCATTGCGGAAACTGTATAGAAGTATGTCCTGTAGGTTCACTGATGAGCAGGACTTTCAGGTATAAGTCGAGGCCATGGGACCTTGCCGGTGTTGATACCGTATGTACATTTTGCGGTACAGGATGCCAGCTGACTGTGCAGGCAAGAAAAGGCGAGGTGTTGAGGGTAATCTCCAATCCTGATACCGGTATAAATAATGAGACTTTATGTGCACGGGGCAGATATGGCTACTCATTCATAAATAGTCATGAGAGGCTTGTCACCCCGTTTGTAAGGGTTGATGGAAGGCTTGAGCCTGCTACATGGGATGAGGCCGTGGATTCTATCAGGGCAGGATTGAACCAGGCATTAAAAATGGGAGATAAGATAGGCGGCATTGCCTCAGCCAGGCTTACAAATGAAGAGCTTTATATGTTCCAGAAGCTCATGAGGAATGCATTGAACTCTAACAACCTTGATGCAGGAAGTAGATGGAACAGTGATACTGTCGCGGATTTCATAGAGGTCATGGGATTAAAGAACGGCGGCGTATCTATCTATGATGCCTTAAAGTCTGATACTTTGATTATAATAGGATCGGCTATTTCTGAAGAAAACCCGGTGACTGATTACATAATAAGACGGTTATCCTCGTATAGAAAGTTGAACATAATTATAGTATCATCCCGTGGAGTGAGACTCGATAGTTCAGCTAAAATGTCATTACGCTGCAAGCCCGGTACTGAAGGAGAAGTAATCAGGACGATTACAAATATTTTATCCGGTCAGGTAAAAGGTGAATCAGACAAGGACAGCGCCGGTGCAGCAGAAATTATAAAAAACTCAAGCAGTGTATCAATAGCAGTGGGAACAGATGTTCTCAGGTCCGCTAATCAGTTAAGTTATTTGAGCAGCCTTGCAGGTATACTGAAGGGACTTGGTAAGGATATTAAACTTATCCCTCTACTTGACCGTGCGAACCAGAGGGGCGCATGGGATATGGGTGTTCATCCTGAATTTCTGCCGGGTTACAAAAAAACTGTAAATACAGGGTTGGGCAGTGAGGGGATTGTGCGGGCAGCGCTTAAAGATGAAGTTGGTGCGCTCTATCTGGCCGGTGAAGATCTGGTCTCTGGTTTTCCGGATGGACGGGCTGCGAGAAAGGCGCTTGGTAAGGTTAAGTTCCTCATAGTGCAGGATATGTTTATGACAGAAACTGCGAAGATGGCGAATGTCGTCCTTCCTTCAGCAAGTTTTGCAGAGAAGGATGGCACCTTTACCAATCAGGAGGGCAGGGTTCAGCGTCTGAGGAAGCTGCACGATCCTCAGGGTGATATAAAGGCTGATTGGGAGATATTCTCCGCTGTCGGGGAGGCATTGGCGCCGGCATTCGGGGTCAAATCGGCAGCTGAAATATTCAATGAGATTAAAGAAGTTGTGCCTGGGTACAGTGACATAAGTTTTGAAAGCCTGAACGGTAACGGTGCAGTTCTGCAATTGTCTGGGTCCGGTGAGCAGGCAACAGGCAGCCCTGACCCTCATGGCCGGATAAAGGGCCGCAATGAGAAACCTTCAGCTTTGTCCTCAGAGGCGGTTGACAATGAATATCCATTTATACTTACGACCGGAAATTACCTTTATCATTCCGGCAGGCTGTCACTTAAGGCTGACAAGCTCAACGAGATAATGAATGAGGCTATTGTAGAGCTGAATGCGGAAGATGCAATGACACTCGGCATTACAGAGGGTGTCAAGGTCCGGGTTAAGAGTAAGTCCCATGAGGCATATATGACGGCAAAGATAAACCAGGGCATGGCAAAAGGGGTAGTATTTATACCTGAGAATTTTACTGATGTCTATGTGAATATGTTTTTTAATATGGGGGAAGGATTCCCAAGGGTTAAAGTGCAGATTCCTTAA
- a CDS encoding cyclic nucleotide-binding domain-containing protein — MIDPKSLREIDFLTDLNDQELGVLSQVLKENEYPTGTTVFKEGDDGQSLYIIKKGEVKACKTSPEGDLLTLMLHKDGDIFGEMAFLDGKPRSATIVAIADTMTYILDKDDFETLIDNHPRLMYKILRNIVFHIHTIVRGMNSRYLEMINYMWGRKR; from the coding sequence ATGATAGATCCAAAGTCACTCCGGGAAATAGATTTCCTGACAGACCTCAATGATCAGGAACTTGGTGTCTTGTCTCAGGTCTTAAAAGAAAACGAGTATCCTACAGGGACCACAGTCTTTAAGGAAGGTGACGATGGTCAGTCCCTCTACATAATAAAGAAGGGTGAGGTCAAGGCATGCAAGACATCACCTGAAGGGGATCTTCTGACCCTGATGCTGCATAAAGATGGAGATATCTTCGGGGAGATGGCGTTCCTTGACGGTAAACCAAGATCGGCTACTATAGTTGCGATTGCAGATACCATGACCTACATCCTCGATAAGGATGATTTTGAGACATTGATAGATAATCACCCCAGGTTGATGTATAAAATCCTGAGAAACATAGTCTTTCACATTCATACTATTGTAAGGGGAATGAACTCAAGGTATCTCGAAATGATTAATTATATGTGGGGGAGAAAGAGATAA
- the nuoH gene encoding NADH-quinone oxidoreductase subunit NuoH, translating into MSPALITILEVVIICVKVVVVCLILFMLPLPLTYMERKVAGHIQVRLGPFRTGFHGLLQPFADMLKLIFKEDIIPSQADRFLFKIAPIIAMVPVFTVYATVPFGESVTIPFINQKLNLYISDMNVGILYVLAIAGLSVYGMILAGWASNSKYPMLGGLRSSAQMISYELALSLAAVGVVMMSNSLSLLDIVRGQYDWHWNIIYQPVGFFIFLIAGIAEINRIPFDMPEDEGTLGAGYHSEYSAMRFAFFMLTEYVAMVTISTLGVILFFGGWDGPSFLPGIVWFVLKVIAFIYFFMWARFTFPRYRFDQLMAIGWKILLPLALLNILITGLVII; encoded by the coding sequence ATGAGCCCTGCGTTAATTACGATTTTGGAGGTCGTGATAATCTGTGTCAAAGTCGTTGTCGTCTGCCTGATCCTTTTTATGCTGCCTCTGCCGCTTACTTACATGGAGAGAAAAGTCGCAGGCCATATTCAGGTCAGGCTTGGCCCATTCCGTACAGGATTTCATGGTCTCCTGCAGCCCTTTGCAGACATGCTGAAGTTGATCTTCAAGGAGGATATTATTCCTTCACAGGCTGATCGGTTTCTCTTTAAGATAGCGCCGATAATAGCCATGGTTCCTGTATTTACCGTCTATGCTACTGTCCCTTTTGGTGAGAGTGTAACTATCCCGTTTATCAATCAGAAACTCAATCTGTATATATCAGACATGAATGTTGGCATCCTTTATGTCCTTGCCATAGCAGGTTTGAGTGTCTACGGGATGATTCTTGCCGGCTGGGCATCCAACAGTAAATACCCGATGCTCGGGGGGCTCCGGTCATCAGCTCAGATGATCAGCTATGAGCTTGCCCTCAGTCTTGCCGCGGTTGGTGTAGTAATGATGTCTAATTCGCTTAGCCTTTTAGACATAGTGAGGGGACAGTATGACTGGCACTGGAATATCATATATCAACCGGTTGGCTTCTTCATCTTCCTCATCGCCGGTATAGCCGAGATTAATCGTATACCATTTGATATGCCTGAAGATGAAGGCACACTCGGTGCAGGTTATCATTCTGAATACAGTGCAATGAGGTTTGCGTTCTTCATGCTTACAGAATATGTGGCTATGGTTACTATCTCTACGCTTGGCGTTATCCTCTTCTTCGGTGGCTGGGATGGACCATCATTCCTTCCGGGGATTGTCTGGTTCGTGCTGAAGGTAATAGCCTTTATTTACTTCTTTATGTGGGCAAGGTTTACTTTTCCAAGATACAGATTTGATCAGTTGATGGCAATAGGGTGGAAGATATTATTGCCGTTAGCGTTATTGAATATCCTGATTACCGGGCTGGTGATTATATGA